In the Enterococcus rotai genome, GTGCCTCACCATCAAAAACTTTACGCGTGATTTCGACGATTTATGTTGATATTATTCGTGGGATTCCCTTAATGGTATTAGCATTCTTTATCTACTTTGGTTTACCAGGAATCCTAGGTTTCAATATTCCAGTATTTCTTGCCGGAATCATTACACTGACCTTAAACGCAAGTGCCTATATCTCTGAAATTGTCCGTGGCGGGATCAATGCAGTACCAGTCGGTCAAATGGAAGCATCACGTAGTTTAGGTCTGTCATACAATCGTACGATGCAAAAAATCATTTTACCACAAGCTATCAAAATCATGATTCCTTCTTTCGTCAATCAATTTGTTATCTCATTAAAAGATACAACGATCCTTTCTGCAATTGGTTTGATCGAGTTGTTGCAAACAGGTAAAATCATCGTTGCTAGAAACTTACAAAGTACCATGGTCTACTTCGTAATTGCCATGATGTATTTGATCTTGATCACAGCCTTGACGAAATTAGCTAAAGTTTTAGAAAAGAAGGTGAAATAATATGGCTGAAAAAATTCTAGTAGAACATTTAGTAAAAAAGTACGGTGATAATACCGTGCTTAACGATATCAATGTGTCCATTCAAGAAGGTGATGTAGTTTGTGTTATCGGTCCTTCTGGTTCTGGTAAAAGTACCTTTCTTCGTTGTTTGAATCAACTTGAAGAAGCAACTAGTGGTGATATTATCATCGATGGTGCTAATCTAACGGATAAAAATACAAATATCAACAAAGTGCGTCAACATATCGGTATGGTGTTTCAACATTTTAATTTGTTCCCTCACTTATCGATCATGGAAAATATTACATTAGCCCCGACTGACCTAGGTCGTCTTTCAAAAAAAGAAGCAGAAGAAAAAGCCATAAAGCTTTTAGATACGGTTGGTCTAGCGGATAAAAAAGATAGCTATCCTGAATCATTATCTGGTGGACAAAAACAACGGGTAGCGATTGCTCGTGCCTTAGCGATGAATCCTGATATCATGTTGTTCGATGAACCAACATCTGCACTTGATCCAGAGATGGTCGGTGATGTACTGAACGTTATGAAAAAATTAGCAAAACAAGGCATGACCATGGTGATCGTAACACATGAGATGGGCTTTGCTAAAGAAGTTGCAAATCGCGTGATGTTTATTGATGGCGGTAATTTCTTAGAAGATGGCACGCCGCAACAAATCTTTGAAAATCCGCAAAACGAACGGACAAAAGATTTCTTGGATAAAGTGCTTAATATTTAGACAAAAAAAGAGAGAATGCTTCTATTGCAGGGCAATCTCTCTTTTTTGCTTTACACTTGATAATTTAGTCTTTTTAAAGTAAATTTGAACAGTCTTCAGAATATCTTTTCCTAAAAAAGGAGTGTTACTAAATGAAACGATTATACACTTTTTTTACCGATGATTTATTATTTTCACTTTCGCTTCTGGTTGCTCTCATCAGTTGTGCATTTGGTCGATTCTCTTTAGACTCAATTGATTTTAAAGTTATTTTTTGTTTATTGGGTTTGATGCTTTTGGTTAAAAATTTTGAAAAACTAGGGATTCTAACTTATTTTGCTGATAAGATGATCGATTATTCTGCTAATACCCGCAGTTTGATCCGAAATATTGTGATCTTATCCTTTATTAGTTCTATGATTTTGACGAATGATGTCGCAATACTTACATTAATGCCAATTTACTTAACGATCATCAAAAAATTTCCAGAAATGGAAAATAAGGTTTTTGGGGCCGTTTTACTGATTGTTGCGGCAAATTTAGGGAGTAGTTTTTTCCCCTTTGGGAATCCACAAAACCTCTTTTTATTTTCGTATTATTCTCTCTCCACGTTGATTTTTTTTAAGTGGTCTATTGTACTACTTTTTTCTTCAACTTTGTTTTTATTGATTTCTTTTCTGTTTATAAAGAAAAGCGTGATTCCCACACAGCATACTTTGATTCCAACAATCAACAAGAAGAAAACAGTTTTCTTAAGTATGATTGGAGGGTTGATTCTTTTAGGCATTTTTAATGCTCTGCCTTATTATATTGTCATTCCAATTGCTGTGATAATCCTCACTGTTTATGATAAAGAGTTGCTTACACAACTTGACTATAAATTGTTAGGGACGTTCATTTTTTTCTTTATTGCTGTTGGAAATTTTGCACAAGTAGAATTACTTTCTTCATTTATAAAGGTACAATTTACGACAAGTACTCGGACTTTTTTTGGCAGTATTCTAGTCAGTCAAATTATTAGTAATGTTCCCGCAGCCATTTTGATTGCGCCATTTACAGACCAAGCTCAAGCACTTTTTTGGGGTGTGAATGTTGGCGGTTTAGGAACTATTATTGCTTCTTTAGCAAATCTGATCGGATTCAAATTGTATAAAGAGTATTATCCTACCCAATCAAAAACATTTCTTTGGCAGTTCACTGCTGTGAATCTAGTATTTTTACTTTTCTTTCTCTTATTTTTTGCTTTTATACTATAAAAAAATTCGACACACAACGATCAATCGCTTTGTGTCGAATTTTTTGTTTTAGTAATTAATTCGCAATCGCTTCAAGTCTAGCTTTTACATCTTGTTCAGAAAGTTCATTTCTCATCACATAACGATTTGCTGGATGATGACGACACTCATCTGAACAGCTGCCAAGGTATTTTGCTTCATTTTCTTCTGAGGCTAAAATTTGTTTATTACAGAATGGATTAGCACAATTAATATAACGTTCGCAAGGCGTGCCATCAAACCAATCTTTTCCGATGATTTTTTTATCAACATGATTGATTTCAACACTGATTCGTTCATCAAAGACGTACATCTTCCCATCCCATAACTCACCTCTTGTTTCTGGGTCTTTCCCATAAACAGCGATACCGCCATGTAGCTGAGCAACATCTTCAAAGCCTTCTTTGATCAACCATCCAGAAAATTTCTCACAGCGAATACCGCCAGTACAGTATGTTACCACTTTTTTATCCATAAATTGTTCTTTATTGTCTCTGATCCATTGTGGTAATTCTCTAAAGTTACGAATATCAGGACGAACAGCCCCTCTAAAGTGACCTAGATCATACTCATAATCATTTCGAGCATCAATCACTACTGTATCTTCATCTAGAAGTGCTTCTTTAAATTCAGTAGGCTCCAAATATTTCCCTGTTAACTCTAATGGATTCACATCTTCTTCCAGACTCAAAGAAACCAGTTCTTTTCTAGGACGGACAAACATTTTATGAAAGGCATTTTCTGGCACCTCATCGATTTTGAAATACGTATCCTTGAAACGCTCATCTGCTAACATTGCTTCCATATAAGCATCTGTATCAGCAATCGTACCTGAAAGTGTCCCATTGATCCCTTCAGTCGCTACTAAAATTCTACCTTTTAAGTTCAACGATTTACAAAAAGCTAAATGCTCCTTTGCAAATTCTTCTGGGTTTTCGATCGTCGTATATTTGTAATACAGTAATACGCGGTAATCCATTTTATCTTACTCCTTTTTTCTAGAAACTGCTTAGCTATCTCCAAAATAACCGTACAATTCCCATTTTCTATTCATACGTACTAAGTATATAAAAAAAGAAATACGAAAAGCGAGGTATTTGCTTGTGGAATAGTGAACATAAAGCGAAAGGCGAAATGAACCGATTAGCTCTGACAGAAAAATAGAATTCATCTTTTTTCCGAAGAGCTGGTTTATATAGCTAGATCATGAAAAGCGGAATGAACCATTAACACGCACTGAAAATAGAAAAACTACCCGCACTTAAAAAAAATGTGGGTAGTTCATTTAAATTGACTCTTTATTGACCAGATACTGCAAAATAATTTTCATCATTGTCTGCAAAGTTGAAGACTAAACCAGTTGGTAATTGTACTAATTCACCAACACGCACGTCAGCATCTTTCATTTTTTTATATAGCTCCACTACATCTTCTGCAAAAAACATCAATGATGGTGTATTTCCTGCAACTTCTGGTGAATGTTTTTGGATAAATGCTAAGTCATATAACACAATCATTGTTTCTGCAGTTTCAATTGGTGCAATCTCTACTACTAGGGTACCGTCCACTGCATCTCTTTCTTTTTCTACAAAGCCAATTTTTTGCCAGAATTGGCTTGATTCTTCTACATTTGTGACGTATAACATGATTTTGATTTGATTGGTAAACATGGTTTTAGCTCCTCATCATTTTTTTCTCATTTTAAACTAAATGCTTTTTCATTATATACTTTTTATCATAGCTTATGATAGCTTATCATAAAGAACAATAATATAAAAATTAATAATCTTGCCCACATATAAAGCCTGTAGCGATTAAATCTACAGACTTTTATTTTTTGATTTGAAAAAGCTGAACATAATGAGATGGATAGAATTTCGTAATATTTTATTTAGGTTAATCAATAAAATTAGGGCGTTTCTTTTTTCTACTCCTATTGTATGCTTTGTATTTTCCATTATCTTCTCTAAAACTAGAAATCACATTCTGATTATTAAGATATGTTAATATATTTTCACTTGTTTCATTTATCTCGAAAGTGGGTTCTTTTTTATCAAATAGAGTTGCAAATATTGGGAGACTTAGATTAGTAAGGGTCTCAACAAGGTTATTGAGGCCAATATTTTTAATATTTCTGCTCATTAATAATTGTTTATCCTCTAATTCTATATTTTCATCATTCAGTATAGTATCTAATAGTTTTTTTGATAGATTAATACTTTGATTAATTATAGAGTTTAAATTGATTTTAACTTGTTTGTACACTTCAGTTTTGATTATATTAGGTTGAGTGTCATATACTTCGCAAATATATTCTAAATCTTTAGTATTGAAACGATTGGACAATATATATGCTACCAACTCATTGCTAAAATAGTCATTACTTATAGAAATTTTTTCATCTGTCTCGAAACATTCCACAAGTGCCTTCTGTTGTTCAATTGATAAATCTTTACTTTGATATAGTACAGTATATAGCTCTTCATAATACACTTTATTTTCTTCCTCTGTGAGATCTACAGCTTGTACGAGATCAATATAATCGTCGATATTTTTCAATATGAATTTTGTTAAATACTCTGGATAACTGTTTCTGAAAGTTTCTAATGATGTCTCATTCAATGCAATACTATTGCATTCTATTAGTATTTCAATTTTTTCTGCAGATATGTTTTCATATTCAAAAGCAACGAAGTGTCTGCTAACTTTCTTTATAATGTCTCTATATAATTCATTGGGTATATTATTGTTCTGCGCAGTTTTTCCGAAGAAGCTTTTAGTCTTTCCACTTTTAATAAGTTCATTGGCTTTTACTTTATCAAAAGAATAGTCAGTATTTTCATCTTTTATAAATTCTATTAATTCATCTGACCACTCATTTTTTTGGCTAGAGAAATAATTCATGATATTTGTTTCATTCGCTCTGGCTTTCCTATTATTGATTATAGAGGGATAGTTTTCTTTGTAATTTATTTTATCTAGTTCTAAATCATTTACTTCTAAACTGCGAATGTACTTATCGCTTTCTGTAAAAGATAAATATTCGTTATTCAGTAATCTATAAATGCTCTCTAAATCATCATCTATTCTTTCTTTAGAGAAGCTAATATACTTATTTACATAGTTATCTATTTCATCTGCACTTTCAATATAGTTTAGAATTGAGTTATCATCTATATTATGGATGGTTGCGTAATTTTTATGTCTAATTTGCGAATCATCGGTTATATTGAAAAAATGGCCTAGTGCATTAGATAAGTTATCGAAATTGATTTCGTATAAATTATTTTTAAATATTACATCCGCTATGTTCTCATTTATTTCTGAGAAACTTACCACTTTAAAACAGGGAGAGAGGGTTGTTATATTTTCAATGAGATATCCGTTAGCGTCTATAGGCTCAGTCAAGAAATTAGTTGACGTACTAATAAATTCTCTCAGTAATGCATTGGTGGCTAAGTTACTGGTTTTAAACTGACTACTATCTAAAAATGTCAATAGTGCCATTGAAAATTTGCTCAACTGATCATCCGAGAAGTAGTTAATAGAAAAAACATCTGCAAACAAACTATTGTCATATTTCAATATTGATAAGATAAGCTCATTCTGGGTATCTATTTCGTAGTGTAAAAATGACTCTATGATAAACTGAATTTTCCCATGATTCTTAATCATCTGAAAATATATATCTAGGTAATTAGTTATATGAGGATTAAATTTTGTTAAAAGCATATACTCTAGTAAATCAAAATTTAAAGACTCCGTTCTTGAAAAGTCAGAAACATCCATCCTATCTAAGACTTCGGCTTTCACATCTTCCTGTTTTGTTAAAGAAAAGCTCCAATCTAATGCTTTTTCATCAGAAATACTTCTTAGGAAGTTTTTATCATTTATTCTCAAACTGTTATCATAAAAATAAGTAATGTAATCTGAGTAGCCTTCATTAATATAACCATTGCGAATTAAAAAGACTATTAATTCAAAATATTCATTTTTTTCTATAGTTTTATAAGAATCTTTTGCTAATTTAACAATTTCATCTTTTGAAATAATATCCTTAATTTTACAGTTTTTTAATGATTTTAGTTCTATACTTAGATTATCTAATTCCTCTTGAATACTTGTTTTTGCATGTCTATCTAAAAGTAATTCTTTTCGTTTAATAAAATCAGGCTTCTCTTCAATTTTATTCTTAATCGTCTCAAAAGTAATACTAGACCAATTGTAATTATCAGACATATATTGAATTGTTTCTTGTGTATCTCTCATTGCAGAAATAAATTTTCCACCATTAGAAAAATGCTCTAGACGCTTATCAATGCCAATTCGTAAAGTATATGGCATATAGAAAGACATAAGCTCGTCTATTGAAGAAGCGAGCTCGTTATCGGCATTACTGAGACGTTTTTGTAAAATCTCAATGTCTTCTTTTATATCTACCTCACGAGTTAGAATATAATTTTTTTTCTCTTCAAACAGGTTATATACAAAACCTCTGTTAAATAATAAATCAGAAAAGTCTTTAGGAAAAATATTTTTATAAGTAAGAAGTGCTAATAGTTCATTATTGTTTAAGTTTAATTTTTTGATATTAATTCTTCTGGAATAAATTAGAAATTCATTATAGATATTCTTCATTAATCTCATATCATCTATATAAAGAGAAATTTTTTGTAAAAAATTCCGATCAAATTTTTTATAAATTGAACTTGCATCTAATAATTCCTTCAATTTTTCATAGGAATTTGTACTTGTTATAACGGGTACAATTGGGATAATAAAATCAAAAAATTTAGTTCTATCTTTTGATAAAAAGAGATCATCTTTTAAAAGATATAGAAATCTTATTTTATTTCTTTTCTTAGATTTAAACCAATTTTTTTCAGATTCTAGCTTATTATTAACTAGTGTATTAATTTCCTTTAGCTTCTCAAAGATCCCATCAACTTCAAATCTATCAATATCTTCCAATACTATGACATCCGCTTTGGATTGCACAAACAAGTATAAAACATCATCAAGAAATTTGTCAAAGTAAGAAGCATCTGTTTCTGCAAATATTTCTATATCACTTTCAATACCACTACTTTTAAAAGAGAATCCTTTAAATATCCTTCTGTTTAGCTGAGTAACAATTAGTTTATATATCAAATAAAAGGAAGATAATAAAATTATCATAATAGCTAATTTATCCATGGTGTTTTTACTCGGGACTGGAAAAATTGATTGTAACTTATAAAAGTCTAAGAAAAAAATCTTTAAATAGCTTACCCAAGGAGTTGCATTGAGAAGATATAATATTGACAGTACGGATAATAAAAACAAACTAGTAATAAGAAATATGGATTGTCTTTTTACTTTCTTCTTAGTTCGAAATATTGTCTGGGGAATCTCTTTAGAATCTATCTGATGAAGCAATTGATTGAGAATTTTTCCCTCTAATATCTTTTCTTGAGCGTCACTAATTTCTTCTGGGGTCTTAGTATTTTCGTTTTTATCAAAATGAGCTAATGAAATATGAAGAAATTTTAATTTTGAATTTTGCTTATAACTTTCCAAGATACTGCTCTTACCAGATCCATAAACCCCTGTCAAGGCTATATTATCTATGTCTTCATCTGTAAATACATAATCAAGTGCTTCTTTGTACCCAGAAAGGGCTTCATCGCTTATGCTTTTTTCAGGAGTTAACTTTTGAAAATTAGGATTAAATTCAGGCTCAATATCTTCGATACTTTCTTCCACTTCTTTCATTAGACCATCGTTTTTTAAGAGTTTTTGATTATTTTCCATGGTTTTCTTAACATCTCCTTGCAGTCAATCCTTTTATACATATTATAACATGTATATTCATTAGTAATTAGTATAATATATTTATAAAAACCTCCTGTACTATATACATATATCAACAAAATAATGTATATGGAGGCAGATGAAATGATAAGATACCAAAATATGAAGTTCAAGGATCTAGAAAAACTAGATGTAGTAAAGGTTGGATATGCTAGAGTTAGCTCATTAGATGATCGGCAAAAACTGGGGCTGTCCATCCAGACAGAGGCATTGAAGGATTGCAACGTTCTATTCAAAGAGAAAAAATCAGGAAGTGATGACGATCGCCCACAGCTCGATAAAGCAATTAAACTTACCAAACAACTAGCCAGTGACGGCAAACAAGTAATGTTTTGTGTCTACAAGATGGACAGGCTAAGCCGTAAAACCTCTACTCTCCTAAAAATTGTAGAAGAACTAAAAGAAGCAAATATCGAATTTGTCAGTATTAAAGAAAATATAGATACATCTACGCCAACAGGCATACTAATGTACCAGTTACTTGGTATATTTGCAGAATTTGAGCTAAACAATATTAAACAACGAACTCGTGAAGGGCTACAAAAAGCCCGTGAAAACGGAGTGAGATTAGGAAGACCTGATTTAACCGAAAAGAAAAAACAGCAGATATTAGACCTATACCAATTAAACTCAATGACGGTGGCGGATATATCAAAACGCCTCAATATTAGTGAGAGCTCAATCTACAAAACACTACGAGATAGCCAAGTTAAGCGACGTAAACCGAAAAACAGTTCTTTAAAACACTAGTAATTTATGTTAAACTTTTGATATAGCCATTTGTTTTTATATCGAACGTTAAAAACAGACAACTGATTAAGCAATTATACATATAAATATTTACTTCAAAACGCTGATTTAATAAGGTTTTTACCTTGTTAGGTTGGCGTTTTTTGTTATCTTCTTATTTCGTTCGATATAAACAGTTGAATAACGGAGGTGAAAAGTAGCTTTACTAAATGGAAAAATGGTTTTAAATCACAATGAGGAGATGAAATGAAGAGTGAAACAAAACACACGTATTGCAAGGCTTATCCGCAATAAACGAGTTAAAAAACTAGCTAATTTTGCCACAGTAGCAATGTTAGTCTGCCCTTTAGCAATTGGAGCGGTTAAAGCTCTGGCGGAAAATGTAGAAGAAATACCAGTAACGGAAGAAGTTACCCCAGCAGTAGCTGAGAAAGAAAAAACAGAAGATTTAAAGTTAGAGGACACAGAAAACAATGATGTAGCTAAGGAAGAAGAGCCACTCCTTGAAATGGTTCCTAATCTAGCTAAACCAGAGGAAGAAACTGATTTAAAAGAAGTAGCAGAAACTACTGGACAACAAGACCCTGCTAAAGATGCAGAAATCGAGCAATTAAGTTCAGACATAGAAGCCTTACTCACAGATTTAGAACTAATCACGAGAGATTTTGAATATCGGGAAAGTTATGAATCTCTTGAGCCAGTCTATAATAATATAATTTCCTCTAAAGAAAACTATATAAATTCATCTGGCTGGGACTCTTGGTATAGCTACGCTATCCCAGAATTACAAAAGAATTTAAGTGATTTGCAAGCCTTGAGAAATGAGATTGCGAATGACTTTAAAACACTGGACGAATTTGGCTTAGATTCATCTGTTCTAAAAGACGTCTTAGATAAAGCTGAGGAAGTTAAAGCTAACAAAGAAAAATACACGCCTGAATCTTTTGCTCTGTTTGAAGATGATTCAGAAGGGGGTACGTTAGATCAGATAATTAATCAAGGTTATGAAATTCTCAATAAAACTTATACCATTGACCAATATTATCGAGCATATGCAGGTTACTGGGTCACAATTAACGAGTTAAACTACAGATTCGACCAGTTAGTTTTAGCAACTGATTCAGAAGACAAAGTAAATGTTACTATCAATTACGTTAGCCCTGAAAATGGAACTATCAATACTCTGACGCAAGAAGCTATTGAAGGTAAGCCTTTCACTGCCACTGCGCCAGATACGTTTACACAGTCAACTGGACCTAAGTTCTATAGAACTAGTGATGCTTCTCAAACAATTGCATCTGCAAGCGAAGGAGCAGTTATTACATTCAACTACGAAAAAATCATGGCTACTATGAATGATGTTATCATCTTAGGTGCAACAATTGCTAATGTTGGTGAAACTAAAGACTATATTATGGAATCAACGACCTACTTTAATTATGGTGATCCTAGAATCGATTATTTAAACTTTGAAACGAATAACCCAATTGTAATTTCAGACCCATCTGCTGCGGAAATTACTGCTGGAAAAATAAAATTCCTTAAACCTGGAACTTATCAATTGTCTGGTGCTGCCACTTCTGAACCGCTAACGGTAATAGTATCAGGAGAAACTATTAAACCTACACCACCAACAATTAAATCAACCCAATGGATTGTAACTGGTGAAACTACAGCAAAACAAGGTGAAACTAAAGCTTATGGCGTTGATGAAAAAATCACTTTCAGTGATGATAGTGTGAAGCTAAATAAAAATATTACTATCCCAAAAGGATACAATCTAACAAGCTCAAATACTTCTGACGTCATTACAAATAATAGTATTAAGTTTGGAGAAGAAGGAACAAGAGAAGTTACTTTTACAAGTAAAACTAAAGCTATTACTAAAATAATTGGTTTAACCGTCACTATATCTAAAGATACGGCAGTACTAAATCCAGAAGCAGGTGGAGACGGATCGGGGAATGATGACGAAAACAAAGCTGGTTCTGGTAGTAATAACAACATAGACACTAGTGGAGATAGAAACAATGACGGTAACGTTGACAATAAGAAACATAAAGTAAATAGTACTAAAGCCATTAACACCTCAAACCAAGACCTAAACAAGAACTTACCAACAACTGGAGAGACTTCAGCTTATAGTATGATCTTAAGTGGATTTGCATTAATAAGTACTATTTTATTCTGTTTTATTACAAAGATAAGAAAACGGGTTAGATGACAAATTAAGCATAAATTAGACATTATGTATATGAAAAAGGCACTCTTGCTCCAATAGCAAGGGTGCCAAAATGTTCTATATGAGTCTAGTCATTACAAGAGTTTTCTTCCCACAATTCTAATTTTTTGAATTGATTAAAAGTATCATGCTCTTTTGCTCGTTCGCTCTTTATTTTTTCATCAATAAGATCTCTTTGAATATGAAGAATCCCCGTCATTTTTATTCCAGTAGCCCTTTTAATTACCTCTGGAGGTACATCTTCACTCAGTAACCTCCTAATAATCTCCAGCCTAATTTCAATAGACGAACCAGTATCAAAAATTTCGTCTCTCTTTTCTAATGCATCTCTTTCTAGTTGCAGTTTTTGATAATACCGTTTATCTTTTTCCATGTTTTAGAGCTCCAATTCAATGAATTTAGTCCACGCTTACCCGTAGACTAGTAAATAGAAATCTACAGGTAAGTGTTATTTAATTTGAAAAATATTAAGGGACTACGCTCATATGCGATTGTATTTAATCACAATTCAGTTATTTTGTCAAGTGCGTATAGGAAGATTATTTTTCAAAAACAATATAAACCTTGATAGCTTCTGACAAAATTTGCTCATATCCATTCGGTAACCTCATAGGGTCATTATCGAAGGTGTATAATAATTTGGCTAAAGATTTAATAGCAGCCCGTTCCAAGTAAAGAATTCTGTCTCTATCCAAACAATGTTCCGTGCAGTAGAGTTTCCTCCTATTTTTCAATAATGGGATAGAATCAAATC is a window encoding:
- a CDS encoding SLC13 family permease, translated to MKRLYTFFTDDLLFSLSLLVALISCAFGRFSLDSIDFKVIFCLLGLMLLVKNFEKLGILTYFADKMIDYSANTRSLIRNIVILSFISSMILTNDVAILTLMPIYLTIIKKFPEMENKVFGAVLLIVAANLGSSFFPFGNPQNLFLFSYYSLSTLIFFKWSIVLLFSSTLFLLISFLFIKKSVIPTQHTLIPTINKKKTVFLSMIGGLILLGIFNALPYYIVIPIAVIILTVYDKELLTQLDYKLLGTFIFFFIAVGNFAQVELLSSFIKVQFTTSTRTFFGSILVSQIISNVPAAILIAPFTDQAQALFWGVNVGGLGTIIASLANLIGFKLYKEYYPTQSKTFLWQFTAVNLVFLLFFLLFFAFIL
- a CDS encoding LPXTG cell wall anchor domain-containing protein: MKQNTRIARLIRNKRVKKLANFATVAMLVCPLAIGAVKALAENVEEIPVTEEVTPAVAEKEKTEDLKLEDTENNDVAKEEEPLLEMVPNLAKPEEETDLKEVAETTGQQDPAKDAEIEQLSSDIEALLTDLELITRDFEYRESYESLEPVYNNIISSKENYINSSGWDSWYSYAIPELQKNLSDLQALRNEIANDFKTLDEFGLDSSVLKDVLDKAEEVKANKEKYTPESFALFEDDSEGGTLDQIINQGYEILNKTYTIDQYYRAYAGYWVTINELNYRFDQLVLATDSEDKVNVTINYVSPENGTINTLTQEAIEGKPFTATAPDTFTQSTGPKFYRTSDASQTIASASEGAVITFNYEKIMATMNDVIILGATIANVGETKDYIMESTTYFNYGDPRIDYLNFETNNPIVISDPSAAEITAGKIKFLKPGTYQLSGAATSEPLTVIVSGETIKPTPPTIKSTQWIVTGETTAKQGETKAYGVDEKITFSDDSVKLNKNITIPKGYNLTSSNTSDVITNNSIKFGEEGTREVTFTSKTKAITKIIGLTVTISKDTAVLNPEAGGDGSGNDDENKAGSGSNNNIDTSGDRNNDGNVDNKKHKVNSTKAINTSNQDLNKNLPTTGETSAYSMILSGFALISTILFCFITKIRKRVR
- a CDS encoding VOC family protein codes for the protein MFTNQIKIMLYVTNVEESSQFWQKIGFVEKERDAVDGTLVVEIAPIETAETMIVLYDLAFIQKHSPEVAGNTPSLMFFAEDVVELYKKMKDADVRVGELVQLPTGLVFNFADNDENYFAVSGQ
- a CDS encoding recombinase family protein yields the protein MIRYQNMKFKDLEKLDVVKVGYARVSSLDDRQKLGLSIQTEALKDCNVLFKEKKSGSDDDRPQLDKAIKLTKQLASDGKQVMFCVYKMDRLSRKTSTLLKIVEELKEANIEFVSIKENIDTSTPTGILMYQLLGIFAEFELNNIKQRTREGLQKARENGVRLGRPDLTEKKKQQILDLYQLNSMTVADISKRLNISESSIYKTLRDSQVKRRKPKNSSLKH
- a CDS encoding YobI family P-loop NTPase is translated as MENNQKLLKNDGLMKEVEESIEDIEPEFNPNFQKLTPEKSISDEALSGYKEALDYVFTDEDIDNIALTGVYGSGKSSILESYKQNSKLKFLHISLAHFDKNENTKTPEEISDAQEKILEGKILNQLLHQIDSKEIPQTIFRTKKKVKRQSIFLITSLFLLSVLSILYLLNATPWVSYLKIFFLDFYKLQSIFPVPSKNTMDKLAIMIILLSSFYLIYKLIVTQLNRRIFKGFSFKSSGIESDIEIFAETDASYFDKFLDDVLYLFVQSKADVIVLEDIDRFEVDGIFEKLKEINTLVNNKLESEKNWFKSKKRNKIRFLYLLKDDLFLSKDRTKFFDFIIPIVPVITSTNSYEKLKELLDASSIYKKFDRNFLQKISLYIDDMRLMKNIYNEFLIYSRRINIKKLNLNNNELLALLTYKNIFPKDFSDLLFNRGFVYNLFEEKKNYILTREVDIKEDIEILQKRLSNADNELASSIDELMSFYMPYTLRIGIDKRLEHFSNGGKFISAMRDTQETIQYMSDNYNWSSITFETIKNKIEEKPDFIKRKELLLDRHAKTSIQEELDNLSIELKSLKNCKIKDIISKDEIVKLAKDSYKTIEKNEYFELIVFLIRNGYINEGYSDYITYFYDNSLRINDKNFLRSISDEKALDWSFSLTKQEDVKAEVLDRMDVSDFSRTESLNFDLLEYMLLTKFNPHITNYLDIYFQMIKNHGKIQFIIESFLHYEIDTQNELILSILKYDNSLFADVFSINYFSDDQLSKFSMALLTFLDSSQFKTSNLATNALLREFISTSTNFLTEPIDANGYLIENITTLSPCFKVVSFSEINENIADVIFKNNLYEINFDNLSNALGHFFNITDDSQIRHKNYATIHNIDDNSILNYIESADEIDNYVNKYISFSKERIDDDLESIYRLLNNEYLSFTESDKYIRSLEVNDLELDKINYKENYPSIINNRKARANETNIMNYFSSQKNEWSDELIEFIKDENTDYSFDKVKANELIKSGKTKSFFGKTAQNNNIPNELYRDIIKKVSRHFVAFEYENISAEKIEILIECNSIALNETSLETFRNSYPEYLTKFILKNIDDYIDLVQAVDLTEEENKVYYEELYTVLYQSKDLSIEQQKALVECFETDEKISISNDYFSNELVAYILSNRFNTKDLEYICEVYDTQPNIIKTEVYKQVKINLNSIINQSINLSKKLLDTILNDENIELEDKQLLMSRNIKNIGLNNLVETLTNLSLPIFATLFDKKEPTFEINETSENILTYLNNQNVISSFREDNGKYKAYNRSRKKKRPNFID
- the trhO gene encoding oxygen-dependent tRNA uridine(34) hydroxylase TrhO; translation: MDYRVLLYYKYTTIENPEEFAKEHLAFCKSLNLKGRILVATEGINGTLSGTIADTDAYMEAMLADERFKDTYFKIDEVPENAFHKMFVRPRKELVSLSLEEDVNPLELTGKYLEPTEFKEALLDEDTVVIDARNDYEYDLGHFRGAVRPDIRNFRELPQWIRDNKEQFMDKKVVTYCTGGIRCEKFSGWLIKEGFEDVAQLHGGIAVYGKDPETRGELWDGKMYVFDERISVEINHVDKKIIGKDWFDGTPCERYINCANPFCNKQILASEENEAKYLGSCSDECRHHPANRYVMRNELSEQDVKARLEAIAN
- a CDS encoding amino acid ABC transporter ATP-binding protein; protein product: MAEKILVEHLVKKYGDNTVLNDINVSIQEGDVVCVIGPSGSGKSTFLRCLNQLEEATSGDIIIDGANLTDKNTNINKVRQHIGMVFQHFNLFPHLSIMENITLAPTDLGRLSKKEAEEKAIKLLDTVGLADKKDSYPESLSGGQKQRVAIARALAMNPDIMLFDEPTSALDPEMVGDVLNVMKKLAKQGMTMVIVTHEMGFAKEVANRVMFIDGGNFLEDGTPQQIFENPQNERTKDFLDKVLNI